From bacterium, the proteins below share one genomic window:
- a CDS encoding serine/threonine-protein kinase, whose product MKLAGYEVIRKIASGGMSDVFQAKRLYDNKLIAIKLINSHISKNTEAVKRFYAEAELVMGLNHPNIVEVFSLERNKKTPFITMEYIEGKTLRELLNKKRLLDNQTIINISLDITKGLEYIHSKGIIHKDIKPKNILITNTTAKISDFGIASYGLTAYSHRQGAPSYMSPEQIKGRDIDHRTDIYSLGITMYEMATGQVPFKGSGDREILTKHLGLKPRSIKQINSEIHPNIESTIMKMLEKLPANRYQTASMLQLDLLEINMELS is encoded by the coding sequence ATGAAACTTGCTGGATATGAGGTCATTAGAAAGATTGCTTCCGGTGGTATGAGCGATGTGTTTCAGGCAAAGAGGCTCTATGACAATAAATTAATTGCTATAAAGTTAATTAACTCGCACATATCAAAAAATACAGAAGCAGTGAAAAGATTTTACGCAGAAGCTGAGCTTGTGATGGGATTGAATCATCCTAATATTGTCGAGGTTTTTTCTCTGGAAAGGAATAAAAAAACGCCTTTTATAACAATGGAGTATATAGAAGGAAAAACATTAAGGGAGCTTCTTAATAAAAAACGTCTACTTGATAATCAGACCATTATAAATATTAGTCTGGATATAACAAAAGGACTGGAATATATTCACTCTAAAGGAATTATTCACAAGGATATAAAGCCTAAGAACATTCTTATTACAAACACTACAGCTAAAATAAGTGATTTTGGAATTGCTTCCTATGGGCTGACTGCGTATTCTCATAGACAGGGAGCTCCTAGCTATATGTCTCCGGAACAGATCAAAGGAAGAGATATTGACCACAGGACTGATATATACAGTCTTGGAATTACAATGTATGAAATGGCAACTGGCCAAGTGCCCTTCAAGGGATCCGGAGATCGGGAGATACTGACAAAGCACCTAGGTCTTAAGCCCAGATCCATAAAACAAATCAATAGCGAAATACATCCAAATATTGAAAGCACCATTATGAAAATGCTTGAAAAATTACCTGCAAATAGGTATCAGACTGCAAGCATGCTGCAGCTTGACTTACTTGAAATCAATATGGAACTCTCCTAG